From a region of the Nothobranchius furzeri strain GRZ-AD chromosome 12, NfurGRZ-RIMD1, whole genome shotgun sequence genome:
- the LOC107376523 gene encoding axin-2, which produces MSRALMDQISSSFREDAPRPPVPGEEGDAPSYSCKLMKPLDPPKPVLLGSPESSARRTEEPEGSASPDSPLSRWTKSLHSLLGDQDGALLFRTFLEREKCVDALDFWFACNGFRQMDLKDTKTQRVAKAIYKRYIENNSVVAKQLKPPTKTFIRDSIKKQHIDSAMFDQAQTEIQTNMEEKAYQMFLTSDIYLEYVRTGGESPNHGLGSLGSLKVVCAYLPTLNEEEEWSCDFKAKALVGLKGHRAPMSPRAVEMMERGYRSYKRGDSLAPCHVGSFAPASSTNDSEVSSDALTDDAMSDVDGIPPYKLGSKKQLQREMQRNMKMNSQVSLPAFPRTHRPPKEMVPMEPAEFASQLISRLQNLKREQDTISSLEERLQQIQEEEEREDADLSESAPQLSPHPLTLLSSSSDEDPQAILDEHLSRVLKTPGCQSPTVIRHSPRSSSPELRPFACAGFGLNSLGKSGPPSSSASSPDQGAFPLGLGASRTLVTRQSTKHIHHHYIHHHASPRSKVQIEREAALRVHGVCSGAGRCQSCQVYPRSRSLGREMCGAVSTDSSMGRSSSLSRCVCRSGAEDGVAERCAEDCGSLQLPSATADPTQNVLQWILESKRQGRHKPHSAQNTKKSFGSSSAQTHTWGGGGNCAHLRNHQPAQPFIQDPAMPPLPPPNTLAQLEEACRRLEEVSTKPAKPRHLLSLQREKVHQASVQGGSSVPQSLASPAALATANTSLQSEDCKKSLGCVGETVVTYFFCGEEIPYRRNMKSHSLTLGHFKEQLRKKGNYRYYFKKASDEFECGAVFEEVSDDSSLLPTYEGKILGKVERME; this is translated from the exons ATGAGCCGGGCGCTTATGGACCAGATCTCCAGTAGTTTCCGCGAAGATGCCCCTCGACCCCCGGTGCCCGGGGAGGAGGGCGATGCGCCCAGCTACTCCTGCAAACTGATGAAGCCCCTCGACCCTCCCAAACCCGTCCTGCTCGGCTCTCCGGAGTCCTCAGCGAGGAGGACCGAGGAGCCGGAGGGCAGCGCCTCCCCGGACTCGCCACTGTCCCGGTGGACCAAGTCTCTGCACTCGCTCCTCGGGGACCAGGACGGCGCGCTCCTGTTCAGGACCTTCCTGGAGCGGGAGAAATGCGTGGACGCGCTGGACTTCTGGTTCGCCTGCAACGGCTTCAGGCAGATGGATCTGAAGGACACCAAAACGCAGAGGGTCGCCAAAGCCATCTACAAGCGCTACATCGAAAACAACAGCGTGGTGGCCAAGCAGCTGAAGCCGCCCACCAAGACCTTCATCCGGGATAGCATCAAGAAGCAGCACATCGACTCTGCCATGTTTGACCAGGCGCAGACGGAGATCCAGACCAACATGGAGGAGAAGGCGTACCAGATGtttctgacctctgacatttACCTGGAGTACGTGAGGACTGGGGGGGAGAGCCCGAACCACGGCTTGGGATCTCTGGGCAGCCTGAAGGTTGTGTGTGCTTACTTGCCCACGCTcaacgaggaggaggagtggagtTGTGACTTCAAAGCCAAAGCTCTGGTTGGACTGAAGGGCCACAGGGCTCCCATGTCCCCGAGGGCCGTGGAGATGATGGAGAGGGGATACAG ATCATACAAGAGAGGAGACTCCCTCGCCCCCTGCCACGTGGGCTCGTTCGCCCCCGCCAGCAGCACCAACGACAGCGAGGTGTCCAGCGACGCGCTGACGGACGACGCCATGTCTGACGT AGACGGCATTCCTCCGTATAAACTGGGCTCCAAGAAGCAGCTCCAGAGGGAGATGCAGCGCAACATGAAGATGAACAGCCAAGTGTCTCTGCCTGCTTTTCCt CGGACGCATCGTCCTCCAAAGGAGATGGTCCCAATGGAGCCGGCGGAGTTTGCTTCCCAGCTGATCTCCCGTCTGCAGAACCTGAAGAGGGAGCAGGACACCATCAGCTCTCTGGAGGAAAGGCTGCAGCAGATCCAGGAG GAGGAGGAGCGAGAAGACGCAGACCTCTCCGAAAGTGCTCCCCAGCTCTCCCCGCATCCTCTGACTCTCCTCTCCAGCTCTTCAGACGAGGATCCTCAGGCCATCCTGGACGAGCACCTTTCTCGAGTTCTGAAGACGCCCGGCTGCCAGTCGCCCACCGTGATCCGGCACTCCCCACGATCCAGCTCCCCGGAGCTCCGCCCTTTCGCCTGCGCAGGCTTTGGACTCAATTCTCTGGGAAAGAGCGGGCCTCCGAGTTCTTCTGCATCCAGCCCGGACCAGGGGGCCTTCCCTCTGGGTCTGGGCGCCAGCCGCACCCTGGTGACCAGGCAGAGCACCAAACACATCCACCACCATTACATCCATCACCACGCCAGCCCCAGGTCCAAGGTGCAGATCGAGAGGGAGGCGGCCCTCAGGGTGCACGGTGTGTGCTCTGGCGCTGGCAGGTGCCAGTCCTGCCAGGTGTACCCGCGGAGCCGCAGCCTGGGCAGAGAGATGTGTGGCGCCGTCTCTACAGACTCCAGTATGGG GCGCTCCAGCTCGCTGTCCCGGTGCGTTTGTCGCTCGGGGGCGGAGGATGGGGTTGCAGAGCGGTGTGCGGAGGACTGTGGGTCCCTACAGCTGCCCAGCGCCACGGCAGACCCCACCCAGAATGTGCTGCAGTGGATCCTGGAGAGCAAACGCCAGGGTCGGCACAAGCCCCACAG TGCTCAGAACACCAAGAAGTCCTTCGGGAGCTCGTCGGCTCAGACTCACACGTGGGGCGGAGGGGGAAACTGCGCCCACCTACGAAACCACCAGCCGGCGCAGCCGTTCATCCAAGACCCCGCCATGCCTCCTCTTCCGCCTCCCAACACTCTGGCACAACTGGAGGAGGCCTGTCGCAGACTGGAGGAGGTGTCCACCAAACCCGCCAAACCACg GCATTTGCTAAGTCTTCAGCGAGAGAAGGTCCACCAGGCGTCTGTCCAGGGTGGGAGCTCCGTCCCTCAGTCTCTTGCCAGCCCCGCGGCCCTCGCTACGGCTAACACGAGTCTCCAGTCGGAAGA CTGTAAGAAAAGTTTGGGATGCGTCGGTGAGACGGTGGTGACGTACTTCTTCTGCGGCGAGGAGATCCCTTACCGGAGGAACATGAAGAGCCACAGTCTCACGTTGGGTCACTTCAAAGAGCAGCTCCGCAAGAAGGGCAACTACAG GTACTACTTCAAAAAGGCCAGCGACGAGTTCGAATGTGGCGCCGTGTTCGAGGAAGTGTCGGACGACAGCTCCTTGCTGCCCACCTACGAGGGCAAGATCCTGGGGAAGGTGGAGCGGATGGAGTGA